One Vibrio sp. CDRSL-10 TSBA genomic region harbors:
- the katG gene encoding catalase/peroxidase HPI: protein MANHDSHSAGQCPVMHGGMTSAGKSNMDWWPNALNLDILHQHDTKTNPLGADFNYRDELKKLDVEGLKADLKALMTDSQEWWPADWGHYGGLMIRMAWHAAGSYRTTDGRGGGATGNQRFAPLNSWPDNGNLDKARRLLWPLKKKYGNKISWADLILLAGNMAYESMGFKTFGFGFGREDIWHPEKDTYWGSEKEWLAPSGSEGTRYSGERDLENPLAAVMMGLIYVNPEGVDGNPDPLKTAQDMRVTFARMAMNDEETVALTAGGHTVGKTHGNGDAAELGPDPEGADVEEQGLGWINHKSRGIGRNTVTSGLEGAWTTHPTQWDNGYFKMLLEHEWKQTKSPAGAWQWEPVDIAEQDKPVDVEDASIRCNPMMTDADMALKEDPEYRKISERFYKDQDYFNEVFARAWFKLTHRDLGPKSRYVGPDVPAEDLIWQDPIPAGRSDYDVDAVKAKIAASGLSVSDMVSTAWDSARTFRGSDNRGGANGARIRLAPQKDWAGNEPQRLNKVLAVLEGIAADAGISVADTIVLAGNVGIEQAIKAAGFDVKVPFSPGRGDATADMTDVESFDVLEPVADGFRNWQKQHYVVKPEELLLDRAQLMGLTAPEMTVLIGGMRVLGTNHAGSAHGVFTDRVGTLTNDFFVNLTDMSYSWKPTGRNSYDIVERKSGTTKWTATRVDLVFGSNSILRAYAEVYAQDDNQAKFINDFVAAWTKVMNADRFDLV from the coding sequence ATGGCAAATCATGACAGTCACTCTGCGGGTCAGTGTCCGGTAATGCACGGCGGTATGACTTCTGCGGGCAAGTCCAATATGGATTGGTGGCCGAATGCTCTTAACCTCGATATTCTTCATCAGCACGATACCAAGACCAATCCGCTCGGAGCCGACTTCAATTACCGTGATGAGCTAAAGAAACTCGACGTTGAAGGACTGAAAGCTGACCTTAAAGCTTTGATGACCGACAGTCAGGAATGGTGGCCGGCAGACTGGGGCCATTATGGTGGCCTGATGATTCGCATGGCCTGGCACGCAGCCGGCAGTTATCGTACTACTGATGGTCGCGGGGGCGGTGCAACAGGCAACCAACGTTTTGCTCCTCTTAACTCATGGCCGGACAATGGCAACCTTGACAAAGCACGCCGTCTGCTGTGGCCGCTGAAGAAAAAATACGGCAACAAAATAAGCTGGGCAGATTTGATCCTGCTGGCGGGCAACATGGCGTATGAGTCAATGGGCTTTAAGACCTTTGGTTTTGGTTTTGGTCGCGAAGACATCTGGCATCCGGAAAAAGATACCTACTGGGGTTCAGAAAAAGAGTGGCTGGCGCCAAGTGGCAGTGAAGGTACGCGTTACTCTGGTGAACGTGATCTGGAAAACCCGCTGGCGGCGGTAATGATGGGCCTTATCTATGTAAACCCTGAAGGCGTTGATGGTAATCCAGACCCGCTCAAAACCGCACAGGACATGCGAGTGACTTTTGCCCGCATGGCGATGAATGATGAAGAGACGGTGGCACTGACAGCCGGCGGCCACACCGTGGGTAAAACGCACGGTAACGGTGATGCTGCTGAACTGGGCCCGGATCCGGAAGGCGCTGATGTTGAAGAGCAGGGCCTGGGCTGGATTAACCATAAATCACGTGGTATTGGCCGAAACACAGTAACCAGTGGTCTGGAAGGCGCGTGGACCACGCACCCAACTCAGTGGGACAACGGTTACTTCAAAATGCTGCTCGAGCATGAGTGGAAACAGACCAAGAGCCCGGCAGGTGCCTGGCAATGGGAACCGGTTGATATCGCAGAGCAAGATAAACCGGTTGATGTGGAAGATGCCTCAATTCGTTGTAATCCGATGATGACGGATGCGGATATGGCCCTGAAAGAAGACCCGGAATACCGCAAGATTTCTGAGCGTTTTTACAAAGATCAGGACTACTTCAACGAAGTCTTTGCCCGAGCCTGGTTCAAGCTGACTCACCGTGACCTGGGGCCAAAATCTCGCTATGTTGGTCCGGATGTACCGGCGGAAGACCTGATTTGGCAAGACCCGATTCCGGCTGGCCGCAGTGACTACGATGTGGATGCTGTCAAAGCCAAAATCGCCGCGAGCGGTTTGAGCGTGAGTGACATGGTTTCAACTGCCTGGGACAGTGCCCGCACGTTCCGTGGTTCGGACAATCGTGGTGGTGCGAATGGCGCACGTATCCGACTGGCTCCGCAAAAAGACTGGGCAGGTAATGAACCTCAGCGTCTGAACAAAGTACTGGCTGTGCTGGAAGGCATTGCTGCAGACGCAGGCATCAGTGTGGCGGATACTATTGTTCTGGCCGGTAACGTCGGCATCGAACAGGCCATCAAAGCGGCTGGCTTTGACGTTAAAGTCCCGTTCAGCCCTGGCCGTGGTGATGCAACGGCAGACATGACTGATGTTGAGTCTTTTGATGTGCTGGAGCCTGTGGCGGATGGTTTCCGTAACTGGCAGAAACAGCATTATGTAGTGAAGCCGGAAGAGCTGCTGCTGGACCGCGCGCAACTGATGGGCCTGACTGCACCTGAAATGACGGTGCTGATTGGTGGTATGCGAGTACTGGGTACCAACCATGCAGGCAGTGCACACGGCGTGTTTACTGACCGTGTCGGCACGTTGACCAATGACTTTTTCGTCAATCTGACTGACATGTCATACAGCTGGAAACCGACCGGTCGTAACTCATACGATATTGTCGAGCGTAAGAGTGGCACAACCAAATGGACAGCAACCCGTGTGGATCTGGTGTTTGGTTCCAACTCCATCTTACGTGCTTATGCCGAGGTGTATGCTCAGGATGATAACCAGGCGAAGTTCATCAATGACTTTGTGGCCGCATGGACCAAAGTGATGAACGCAGACCGGTTTGACTTGGTGTGA
- a CDS encoding DUF554 domain-containing protein, with translation MALVSMGIGISLTMKVQLLPAVVLSLILGAVIGELIDLDLQIKRFANLLKSLIARFVSPPNSSMDQNAYMDRFISIMILFCVSGTGIFGAMNEGITGDPALLIAKSFLDFFTAAIFAISLGLPVAALAVPQVIVQSILYFSAAAIMPLTTPTMIGDFSAVGGLLVFATGFKICGTIHFPLANLLPAVVIAMPVSAMWLHFFG, from the coding sequence TTGGCCTTGGTTTCTATGGGAATTGGGATTTCACTGACCATGAAAGTGCAGTTGTTACCGGCAGTCGTGTTATCCTTGATTCTCGGCGCTGTGATCGGTGAACTGATTGACCTGGATTTGCAAATTAAACGCTTTGCAAACCTGCTCAAATCTTTAATTGCACGTTTTGTCTCGCCACCGAATAGCTCAATGGATCAAAACGCCTATATGGACCGTTTTATCTCAATCATGATTCTGTTCTGTGTCAGCGGTACCGGTATTTTCGGTGCGATGAACGAAGGAATTACCGGTGACCCGGCATTACTGATCGCGAAATCATTCCTCGACTTTTTCACTGCGGCTATTTTTGCCATTTCACTGGGATTACCGGTTGCCGCACTGGCCGTACCGCAAGTCATCGTGCAGAGCATCCTGTATTTCTCAGCGGCAGCGATTATGCCACTCACCACACCAACCATGATTGGCGACTTTTCTGCTGTCGGTGGACTACTGGTATTCGCAACCGGATTTAAAATCTGCGGCACCATCCATTTCCCGCTTGCCAACCTGCTGCCAGCCGTCGTGATCGCAATGCCGGTATCCGCGATGTGGCTGCACTTTTTTGGCTGA
- a CDS encoding cytochrome c, protein MSKSLRSVLTTAILLGMCSGANASSGQEKFATNCSGCHGLDAKGIVGLAPSLDNPELWKRLGSHRDQYIAGVVTGGMSGKIESLGNTYQGFAMPPQNYLETADLVEITHYILSDINHLSGGPDANLIDKYKENPLSHPELHQLRDGE, encoded by the coding sequence ATGAGTAAATCGTTACGCTCTGTTTTGACGACTGCAATATTGCTTGGCATGTGTTCCGGCGCCAACGCAAGCTCAGGACAAGAAAAATTTGCGACCAACTGCTCCGGTTGTCATGGACTGGACGCCAAAGGCATTGTTGGTCTTGCTCCGTCTCTGGACAATCCCGAGCTTTGGAAACGATTGGGGAGTCACCGTGACCAATACATCGCCGGCGTAGTAACCGGTGGTATGAGCGGCAAAATCGAGTCTTTAGGTAACACTTATCAGGGATTTGCTATGCCTCCGCAAAACTATCTTGAAACTGCTGATCTGGTTGAAATCACTCACTATATCTTAAGTGATATCAACCATCTGAGCGGTGGCCCGGATGCCAACTTAATTGACAAATATAAGGAGAATCCACTCTCTCATCCGGAGCTTCATCAGTTACGCGACGGAGAATAG
- a CDS encoding methylamine dehydrogenase light chain — translation MKKFSEMLLNAMDRLSEKTVRHSARQIGRRNFLAKAGVFMVGTGMMPLLPFDRSSGKVFAAEGPGDDPNSCDYWRYCALDGNLCTSSGGSETTCPAGSEASKVAWVGTCLNPHDNKNYLVSYNDCCGKASVYSSEACLNSDRERPGYRMGLHNDINWCMANTNKGYHCTVAALVGLANE, via the coding sequence ATGAAAAAATTCAGCGAAATGTTATTGAATGCCATGGACAGGCTCTCAGAAAAAACCGTGCGTCATTCAGCACGCCAAATCGGGCGACGTAACTTCCTCGCCAAAGCTGGTGTGTTCATGGTCGGTACCGGCATGATGCCGCTGTTACCATTCGATCGCTCCAGCGGTAAAGTATTTGCGGCGGAAGGACCGGGCGATGATCCCAACAGTTGTGATTACTGGCGCTACTGCGCACTGGATGGCAACTTATGTACGTCATCCGGCGGTAGTGAAACCACCTGCCCAGCAGGCTCTGAAGCATCAAAAGTCGCCTGGGTCGGCACCTGTCTTAACCCGCATGACAACAAAAACTACCTGGTTTCTTATAACGACTGCTGTGGTAAAGCCAGCGTTTACAGCTCTGAGGCTTGCCTGAACAGCGATCGCGAACGTCCCGGATACCGTATGGGTCTGCACAATGATATCAACTGGTGTATGGCGAATACTAACAAAGGCTATCACTGTACTGTTGCTGCTCTTGTGGGGTTAGCCAATGAGTAA
- a CDS encoding MauE/DoxX family redox-associated membrane protein, with protein sequence MLTSWITQYHLTIMTFFVLVFIQAALHKGSDLRRFSGYISHYSRHFEKPAFALALLLFSAEVTAIVLSIFPATNQIGEGLMLALLCGYTAAMAHQMRTGQREIDCGCGGTPIVVSRRTLLRNATLIVLAASMLMTATQPISSLSLAMAIAGGIILWFGYYLLEQLMHNHDLILKIAQHDQEKDI encoded by the coding sequence ATGCTCACTTCCTGGATAACCCAATATCACCTGACCATCATGACTTTCTTCGTGCTGGTGTTTATTCAGGCTGCATTGCACAAAGGCTCGGATTTACGCCGATTCTCCGGCTATATCAGTCACTATTCCCGTCATTTCGAAAAACCCGCCTTCGCTCTGGCACTGTTGCTGTTTAGTGCCGAAGTTACCGCGATAGTACTCAGCATCTTTCCCGCCACCAACCAGATTGGCGAAGGTTTGATGCTGGCTTTACTGTGCGGTTACACCGCAGCGATGGCTCATCAAATGAGAACCGGTCAACGGGAAATAGACTGTGGCTGCGGCGGCACACCCATTGTGGTCTCCCGCCGTACTCTGCTACGCAATGCAACACTGATTGTTCTGGCAGCTTCCATGCTGATGACAGCGACTCAGCCTATCAGCAGCCTGAGTCTGGCCATGGCTATCGCCGGTGGAATCATCCTCTGGTTTGGTTATTACCTTCTGGAACAACTGATGCACAACCACGATTTGATTTTGAAAATCGCTCAACACGATCAGGAAAAGGACATCTAA
- a CDS encoding amine dehydrogenase large subunit, translated as MRKTVLGALFISGLIFLPTSYAATQFKPEHVSVEKEIKPGPNVFVIDQSWSGASMITVLGSEELQTKGSISTGLIAQFGLSKDKSQLYTASVYPKRIVWGDIDAVVQKFNVNSLSLDKEIESSPKMAQSAAYVNSFQLSASDKYAFVQNATPAASVSVVDIANGKELLEIPTPGCWGIYASQNDNKFSSACGDGTFSTYVISSDAKDYTAHKSEKIFDTDDDALFITAQRDGNQLMFTSFKGNMYVLDDKADSVKLTEKFNYTQNIEGEWLPGGYEVIGYNQPNKLMFVTMHPEGHEGSHKDGAEEIWGIDMKTHKVVTRIEADEPISLAVSQTQSPDVYTLTDEGSVVKYTFSGDKFTGSKVHEVEEIGGFTQMLMVDY; from the coding sequence ATGAGAAAAACTGTACTAGGCGCGTTATTTATCAGCGGCTTAATCTTCCTTCCAACGTCATATGCAGCGACGCAATTCAAACCAGAACATGTCTCAGTAGAGAAAGAAATTAAACCAGGGCCGAACGTATTCGTCATCGACCAAAGTTGGTCTGGTGCCAGTATGATCACCGTGCTTGGTTCTGAGGAACTGCAAACCAAAGGTAGCATCTCCACTGGTCTGATTGCACAGTTTGGCCTGTCTAAAGACAAGTCCCAACTGTACACCGCATCCGTTTACCCAAAACGCATCGTTTGGGGTGATATCGATGCTGTAGTGCAGAAGTTCAATGTGAACTCACTCAGCCTGGATAAAGAGATTGAATCATCGCCTAAAATGGCGCAATCCGCAGCTTATGTGAATTCGTTCCAGCTATCCGCCAGCGACAAATACGCTTTTGTGCAAAACGCGACACCCGCCGCTTCAGTCTCTGTGGTTGATATTGCCAACGGCAAAGAGCTGCTCGAAATACCGACTCCGGGCTGCTGGGGTATCTATGCCTCTCAGAATGACAACAAATTCAGTTCAGCCTGTGGCGACGGCACCTTTTCCACCTATGTGATCAGCAGCGATGCTAAAGATTATACCGCCCACAAAAGCGAGAAAATCTTCGATACCGACGACGATGCCCTGTTCATTACCGCTCAACGCGATGGCAACCAACTGATGTTCACATCGTTTAAAGGCAATATGTATGTCCTGGACGATAAAGCAGACAGCGTTAAGCTCACTGAAAAATTCAACTATACCCAGAACATCGAGGGTGAATGGTTACCTGGCGGGTATGAAGTAATTGGCTACAACCAGCCGAATAAACTGATGTTTGTCACCATGCATCCAGAAGGCCACGAAGGCAGCCACAAAGATGGCGCTGAGGAGATCTGGGGCATCGACATGAAGACCCATAAAGTCGTGACCCGAATTGAAGCGGATGAACCCATTTCACTGGCGGTATCTCAAACTCAATCACCGGATGTGTACACACTGACCGATGAAGGCAGCGTGGTGAAATACACCTTTAGCGGCGACAAGTTTACAGGCAGCAAAGTACACGAAGTCGAAGAAATCGGCGGATTTACTCAAATGCTGATGGTGGACTATTAA
- the yccX gene encoding acylphosphatase — translation MSIKCDKFIVSGVVQGVGFRYHTAHQGLVLGLTGYAKNLFSGDVEVIACGDHDKVEELYQWLQEGPRTASVERVERTECVTDKNYRGFEIL, via the coding sequence ATGTCGATCAAATGCGATAAGTTTATTGTGTCGGGCGTTGTCCAGGGGGTGGGATTTCGCTATCACACCGCGCACCAGGGATTGGTACTAGGTTTAACCGGTTATGCTAAAAATCTGTTTAGTGGTGACGTGGAAGTGATTGCATGTGGTGACCACGATAAGGTCGAAGAGTTATATCAATGGCTGCAGGAAGGCCCAAGAACCGCCAGTGTTGAGCGGGTAGAGCGCACTGAGTGTGTCACCGATAAAAACTATCGTGGTTTTGAAATCCTGTAA
- a CDS encoding TusE/DsrC/DsvC family sulfur relay protein, with protein MFEYNGKTIDTDAQGYLLDYTVWEEGMIDILAKEEGIALTDAHLEVVHFVRRFYEEFNTSPAIRMLVKAMEKEHGPEKGNSKYLFKLFPKGPAKQATKLAGLPKPAKCL; from the coding sequence ATGTTTGAATACAACGGCAAAACTATCGACACCGATGCCCAGGGCTACCTGCTTGATTACACGGTGTGGGAAGAAGGGATGATTGACATTCTGGCCAAGGAAGAAGGCATTGCGCTGACCGATGCTCATCTTGAGGTTGTGCATTTCGTGCGTCGCTTCTACGAAGAATTTAACACGTCGCCGGCCATTCGTATGTTGGTGAAAGCAATGGAAAAAGAGCACGGTCCGGAAAAAGGTAACAGCAAATATCTGTTTAAGTTGTTCCCTAAAGGTCCGGCCAAACAAGCAACCAAGCTCGCCGGTCTGCCAAAACCGGCCAAGTGCTTATAA
- a CDS encoding Bax inhibitor-1/YccA family protein: MNSPMYSRTSSYDSALQTNKVLRNTYALLSMTLLWSAVVAGISMAMNLPRPGIIIMLVGFYGLLFLTEKNRNNGMGLVFTFLFTGFLGYTIGPILNMYIGAGMGDVVLTALGGTALAFMGASAYALTTKRDLSFLGGVLMAGFVVLLIGMVANIFLQMPMLHLAMSGMFVLFSTGVILLTTQQIVRGGETNYISATVSLYVSIYNLFISLLSILGIMNDD, translated from the coding sequence ATGAACAGTCCTATGTATTCACGCACCTCGTCTTATGACAGTGCATTACAAACTAACAAGGTGCTGAGAAACACTTACGCACTGCTTTCAATGACACTGCTATGGTCTGCGGTTGTGGCTGGTATCTCAATGGCGATGAACCTTCCTCGCCCGGGAATCATCATTATGCTGGTCGGTTTCTATGGCCTGCTATTCCTGACTGAGAAAAACCGCAACAACGGTATGGGCCTTGTTTTCACATTCCTGTTCACCGGTTTCCTGGGTTACACCATAGGTCCAATCCTGAACATGTACATTGGTGCAGGTATGGGCGATGTGGTTCTGACCGCACTGGGCGGTACAGCTCTGGCCTTCATGGGTGCGTCTGCTTATGCACTGACCACTAAACGTGACCTGTCATTCCTGGGTGGCGTACTGATGGCCGGTTTTGTGGTTCTGCTGATCGGTATGGTCGCAAACATCTTCCTGCAAATGCCTATGCTTCACCTGGCAATGAGCGGCATGTTTGTACTGTTCTCAACTGGCGTAATCCTGCTGACAACTCAGCAGATCGTACGTGGTGGTGAGACAAACTACATCTCAGCGACAGTGTCACTGTACGTATCGATCTACAACCTGTTCATCAGCCTGCTAAGTATCCTTGGCATCATGAACGACGACTAA
- a CDS encoding amino acid ABC transporter ATP-binding protein → MTPQNSNETMISIKDMNKWYGEFHVLKNINLEVKKGERIVICGPSGSGKSTMIRCINRLEEHQKGQIVVSGNELTEDLKNIEAVRREVGMCFQHFNLFPHLTVLENCTLAPIWVKKMPKDEAEAIAMKYLKRVKIPDQADKYPGQLSGGQQQRVAIARSLCMNPQVMLFDEPTSALDPEMVREVLDVMVELAEEGMTMLCVTHEMGFAKEVADRVIFMDAGEIIEENNPKDFFENPQSDRTQAFLAQILHH, encoded by the coding sequence ATGACGCCACAAAACTCAAATGAAACCATGATCTCCATTAAAGACATGAACAAGTGGTACGGCGAATTTCACGTACTGAAAAACATCAACCTGGAAGTTAAGAAAGGCGAACGTATCGTTATTTGTGGTCCATCCGGTTCAGGAAAATCGACCATGATTCGCTGTATCAACCGCCTGGAAGAACACCAGAAAGGACAGATCGTTGTCTCCGGCAACGAACTGACTGAAGATTTGAAAAACATCGAAGCGGTACGTCGTGAAGTCGGTATGTGTTTCCAGCACTTCAACCTCTTCCCGCATCTGACGGTACTGGAAAACTGCACCCTTGCGCCTATCTGGGTAAAGAAAATGCCGAAAGATGAAGCCGAAGCGATTGCGATGAAATACCTGAAACGGGTAAAAATCCCTGATCAGGCAGACAAATACCCGGGCCAGCTTTCCGGTGGTCAACAACAACGCGTAGCCATTGCGCGCTCGTTGTGCATGAATCCGCAAGTAATGCTGTTCGATGAACCGACATCAGCACTCGACCCAGAAATGGTGCGCGAAGTGCTGGACGTTATGGTTGAGTTAGCAGAAGAAGGCATGACCATGTTGTGTGTGACCCACGAAATGGGCTTTGCCAAAGAAGTGGCTGACCGGGTGATATTCATGGATGCCGGCGAAATTATCGAAGAGAACAATCCAAAAGATTTCTTCGAAAATCCGCAATCTGACCGGACACAGGCATTCCTTGCGCAGATTCTGCATCACTAA
- a CDS encoding amino acid ABC transporter permease: MKPTNTSVPKSAAPAAAKSTSLLYNPTFRSVVFQILAVSVLVLFFYTIISNTLHNLESRGIATGFAFLDQPAGFGIGLSLIDYDETYSYGRTFVVGLLNTALVSILGIIFATVIGFILGIARLSSNWLVSRLAAVYIETFRNIPLLLQIFFWYFAVLQALPSPRQSMSLGEAIFLNVRGLYFPAPVFEPGSNVVVIAFVLGIIATFAIGVWAKNKQKLTGQQTPMGRIALLLCIGLPVIAYFIMGMPISAQYPELKGFNFRGGISIIPELAALLVALSVYTAAFIAEIVRSGINAVSHGQTEAAMSLGLPRAKTLKLVVIPQALRIIIPPLTSQYLNLTKNSSLAMAIGYPDLVSVFAGTTLNQTGQAIEIIAMTMGVYLALSLITSALMNLYNRKVALVER; encoded by the coding sequence ATGAAACCTACGAATACTTCTGTGCCGAAGTCAGCGGCCCCTGCTGCGGCTAAGAGCACAAGCTTACTCTACAATCCCACTTTCCGCTCGGTCGTGTTTCAGATTCTTGCTGTGTCCGTGCTGGTCCTTTTTTTCTACACCATTATCAGTAATACCTTACACAACCTGGAATCACGCGGTATCGCGACCGGTTTCGCGTTCCTTGATCAACCGGCTGGCTTCGGGATTGGCCTCAGTCTGATCGACTATGACGAAACATACTCCTACGGGCGTACATTCGTTGTGGGCCTGCTCAACACCGCGTTAGTGTCGATTCTGGGTATTATTTTCGCTACTGTCATCGGATTCATTCTGGGTATCGCCCGTTTGTCATCCAACTGGCTGGTCAGCCGACTGGCAGCGGTATACATTGAGACGTTTCGTAATATTCCTCTTCTGCTTCAGATCTTCTTCTGGTACTTCGCTGTGTTACAGGCTCTGCCGTCACCGCGTCAGAGTATGAGTCTGGGTGAAGCGATTTTTCTGAACGTTCGGGGGCTGTACTTCCCGGCACCGGTTTTTGAACCCGGATCCAATGTAGTGGTGATTGCGTTTGTTTTGGGCATTATTGCCACATTCGCTATCGGGGTTTGGGCTAAAAACAAACAGAAACTGACCGGTCAGCAAACGCCGATGGGGCGCATCGCGCTGCTGCTGTGTATCGGCCTGCCAGTGATTGCCTACTTTATTATGGGTATGCCAATTTCTGCGCAATATCCAGAGTTAAAGGGTTTTAACTTCCGTGGTGGTATCAGCATCATTCCTGAACTGGCTGCTTTATTGGTTGCTTTAAGCGTTTATACCGCCGCCTTTATCGCAGAAATTGTCCGTTCCGGTATCAACGCAGTCAGCCATGGTCAGACCGAAGCGGCCATGTCTCTTGGCTTACCACGCGCTAAAACCTTGAAACTGGTCGTCATTCCACAGGCACTGCGCATCATCATACCGCCACTCACCAGCCAATATCTTAACCTGACCAAAAACTCATCCCTGGCGATGGCGATTGGTTATCCGGATTTGGTGTCTGTGTTCGCCGGTACCACACTGAACCAGACAGGTCAGGCTATTGAGATCATCGCCATGACCATGGGTGTATATTTGGCACTTAGCCTTATCACATCAGCGCTGATGAACCTGTATAACCGTAAAGTTGCTTTGGTGGAGAGATAA